ACCAAAGTTGTCCTTCCAGCcaaggaggaagaaaaggtaaGGACAATACTCCTCTATATATTTTGTAGATACAAGAATCAGTTGAGGAGACACTACTTTGTCGACTTGAAAGCCTAGTGAAGCAAGAAATGGAAATGCTAAACTCCGCCAGACAAGttgaagattttgaaaTACCAGAGTGACTCTTGGCGTATTAATAAACgtgtaaaatataaaatctaGTAAACATTTACATCATCCAACTCATAAAGGGCTATAGCCTCTTGTATCAGAGCTACTATTTCCTCCAAAGTCTTGATCCCATTTCTTTTACCTTCGATATAGTCGGATATTAGCGaattttgtggatttaGGGAAACTGTCAGGTCGTCCCGGACATTCACAAAAAGTGGCTCTCCATTGAACCTAAACTCGTATGTTACAGACGATTGCGTCCTTTCCAAGATCTTGAATGGGATGGTAGAGGCGGCGTTTATGAGTGTCTTGTATATTAAAGTCCTAAACGTTCATGTATTGACAATCTTTCCGCAAACCTCTTTTCAACGTCTTCCATATTATCTTCCACATTCCAGTCGATGGTATTATGTTGACATTCTTGCGATACTTTATCAAATTCTCTGCCGAGTTCTTCTATCTTTAGCTTTTGCTCCTGAAGAATAACTTCAAGTGCGGCCTTTTCAGACTCCAGAGCAGTGAGCTTCTCTTTTTCTCGTAGTATGCTCGGTAATTCTGTGTGATTCATCTTTTCTGCATCCACAGAATCTAGAGTTATACTTATGTTGTCGAGAAACGTCACTGCATCATTTGCCTCATTTTGCATGTCAAGCAGCAAATTTGCCATTTCGTTCTCGGCCTCTATATCTCTATTCTTGTAAACACAGTCCTCGTAGCACTGTATATGTGAATGTATAGTGGAAATACGGGATCAGAAATGGGTTATATTGCCATAATGTTTGAAGTATAAAGtcattaaaatatattcGTCCTTGTTATAACTGTGTATACTTTTTCAATCTACTCTAGAATTCCCTCCAGTAATATAGATAATAGAATGTTGGTACATTCACTTACCTTTACAGAAATGTCTGCGTTATCCATAAAACATGGCTGAAGAAATTGTAATATGCCATCAACAGTTTCCACAATTTCTCTGGATGTCTCATAGAGTTCCTCCGAATTTTGGCATTTTCCTAAAAATTTCATATAGTGAATGTATGGAAAATTATGTAATAGGCTTGCAGAGTCTGTGTTTAGTTCTAATGAAAAGtgaaaatccaaatttactTCCAAAGatgtttttaaatattttcCTCAATATCCATCCATGGTAGTATTCCATTAGACAGTACtcaagctagtatctagagtatccatccatagactcctaaattTGTCTgacccaaggatctcctttagaacgtttaaatgcccaccagccaagtccagtaagagaaccagaTACAACACCAACTCCAGTTAGGACACCAGAGATTACATCCCAAGGAGGAGAGCCAGGACCATGAGGGCCCGCATCTCTAGCAGCAGCAGCTTTAGGAGTAGTAGTTCCAGGAGGAGAAGAAGTAGTAGTAGCAGTACCATCTCCACCGGGTGGAATAGTACCAGGGCCTTGTCCTTTACCATCACCTTTAGTAGCATTAGATTGGTAAGTTGAGATAGGAAGTTGTTTAAGATCAGGAGATTTATGATCAACAGTCCTTTGTGCTTCTTGAGCACCTTTAGCAGGGTCAACACTACCAGTAAGTTCTTCAGGTCCAGGAGAAGCAGGATTAGGAGGTAGTGGACAAAGAGGTAGGCCACATCTACCAGTATCGTTTAGCACTTTCACAAGTTGATTATATTCTTCACAATCTGTGATGCTTTCTGGGTCAGGAACTTCATCCAAGACTTTTTCCCACTCTTCATTGCCATTGTCATTAGCATTATTAGGCTTTTTAAACCACTTACCCAGAGGTTGAACATATATGAGAACTGGATTGTTGCTACAGTGGACTGCATAGACAGCTTCTACATCAGAGGTTGGAAAACTTAGCTCAGGAATctttatacgtcttctttTCTTGGGATTATTAGTATTCCTGGGATTAGGACCTATACCGTCAAAATAGTACCTTATTGCGGCAAGCTTGGTATTAGCAGTCGGGGATTGTTTGTAGTAACCGGCCCTTTTTGCACCGTTAACTTTGATATTCCCagaagaaagagaaatCTTCCGCTGATCATCATTATCAGCATGGTAAATGCAACGGCAACAATAATGCTTATAACCACTCGTGAATGTACCCTTGCTAAGATCCATAGTAACAGCACCATGATGTTCACAAACCAGATCATCTAGTGTTCTTTCAATGTCATTATTGATGAGATTAGGTTTAGAACCTGTACCAAGCCCAATCCAATTGCTACCACTACTCCTGCCATAATACTTAGTTCCAGCACTAGTACTAACTCATACCAAGAGAACCTTACTAGGATTCTCATTATCAtgcttccagtaataggcagAAACCGAGTTAACATTATTCTTTGGGAGTTCTGGAACATTTTTAACTTTAGGAAGATTTAtttttttaccattatcaTCCAAGATTTCCAAGAGTGTGAACTTTCCTCCATTATCAGCCCTGTGTTCATACCTGTAGAAGTCAGACCCAGGAGGTTCTTCAGTAATTAGCTCCACTTTAATGGTAATCCTATCTCCAGTAGTATATCCTTGGTACGTATGATCTCCACTATCTGCCTTTCGGTGTTGTACGAGCTGAATTGTTACTCCATCATCCACCATTGTTACCAGAGTTCTCATAGCAAGTCCTCAGATATTGGCATTATAGTCCCTCTCATCAGTCTAATTTTATCCAATGATACTCTGTGTGTACTCAtcactcatcctccatgttcataGAGAGTATGgtctttcaaaactctgagatccatgagtagtttcctatctactcctcatccataccCACTACAACTAGTTCACTGGgtaatcctatggaacatTCTGCCGTAACATGGGCCGCATTAGTCCATAAGAGAATCCTCAAAAGAGCCTCttaaagagtctactgcCTATTTgccatagagtctcattTAAGAAATAACcaaaaaaactacattacgTATCAACAAACTATTCATCTGGGGGCAAGTCACAAGTAACTACAATGAACAAATGATCATCCTTATGAGTCAAAGTAGTCCTCATATCAAAAGTCAAAAGCTTAGGAAGATTGGTATACAGACCAcgacaaccacatttacaccaatatccccaagaactccaaaacccataacgtgaagtaggccaagaatctctatccttatcagacaactgacaaacactatgagcataactctttagCATTGGAGGTCTCCTCAGTGAGTCTCTCCCTCAGTAGTATTCCTATcagactctccactagactTCTTAATGCATGGACAAATGGCCAGGGACGGGTGAGTTTCAAAGAGTTCCCTAGTAGCCatacattaaaattcctcatcttcatagacGATAAGTAAGgcctctgatttacccaaaacCTTGCATCTgacattcttggtaaaggaggaCTTGACACTCTTGCAGGCCACCTTCATTCCACTCCCTATCCAGTATCCTAAGGACTTAAAGAACCCATAATCCttagtaggccatttactcctatcatgctcatacttggaataggTCTTTAGATAACCATCTCCGGTAAAGGCCAATatgatcattaaaccttgtGAAGTAAACGcattaaaagaggaaacAGTGCCTCCATGTGCACCAGCCCCTGCATATGACACCGCTTTAAGTCCTTcctcacaaaactttaagGTCACAGTAATAGCTCCAACCTTTAAACCACTGCTCCTAATGTAACGTGCCACTCCACTACCTGGATAATGAAGTACATAAAGACACAAGACCATTGCAGTAATGTGTGGAATTGCCAGAATCCAAGCAGCATGCCATCCAGTATTACCTTTACTAGCTTCCCAGCTTTTATCAGGGCCTTTATCAGTTCCAGAAGTAGATAGACATACAACTGCAATAGCAATACCAGGAACAGCACTCATGAACAAGACAACGAGGTCAATAGTATAACCAGTACTAACGTCAGTCAACTTGTAAGGAGCAATAGCAGGATAAAAGGCATAGATGCCGCCCATACCAACCATTCCCATGaaaattggagataaaTAAGTACCGTTATCGTTATCTTCAGTACAACTGCAAGTACCTCCACCACCTTTACCACCATCCTTATAGGCAATAGCCCACATTATGGCAGAGGCTGCTGAAATCAATATTGCAATGATAAGTTGCCAGACTATAACCCAGTAACTAACATTTGACCAGTTACACCACTCAGCAAGCTTAGTAAAGACATAGTAGTATACGCAAACTTGAATACCAGATAGAGGAATTCCCATATTGAAAAATGCGGCGTTATCACTTCCTACATTCATTACAGCTGCcacattcattccatagaCAAATGAGACTAGGACGatagtccagtagtagaatGTGAGATCGCCCTGTTCTCCTCCAGAAGTAAATGCAATTAGGAGTAAGATGAATGAAAGGAACAGTGCCATGTTAGTAAATGCAGCAAAGCCCCTGAAAAAACCCTTGGAGCTATCACCCGTCCCTAGTGCTATAGAAGTCACAATAGCCattccagtaaacgttgccagttccataggattatggaccatgttaatgaacgaactggcATACTGCTGgggaattttaaatctatcaagtgcaaacttcgctccagttaaagccacacggagagactgcaacagagtcagacctgccataaacatggcgcctTTCTGAAGATCCTTTGACATCCTGTGTCATCTTGTGATCTTACCTGTCCttcacaccattatataccatatcattggCCATAAGTTGGAGAGAcccttccattctctactagggagtttagtgttccagtattCCTCAtcatttcaagatgcatgtttaagtagctcacatccTTAAGGTCTTATAGACGAAGTGTAGAGTTGCTGAATGAGTAGGTGATACCTCTGGTTTCTGAATAAACTCCATTCCTtcatctaccaatgaatacAAAGGCCCCTATACTTGCATATCATCACCCATATGTCGCCATTGCTCTGCATGCTCACTTTGTTCGCCACAGAGCTCCTGCTAGTCGCTTAATCCCTCATTCCTTGGAACTTGTCATCCGGCAGCTTATAGACAAAACGACATCCATTCCTTCCACACAGTAGCCCTCATACAGACTCCAGCAGCCTATACTTTGACCAATTGCCTATAGTTTGCCTTTCATCATGGGCATCTCATCCGCAAGAGGGAGAAATTGACGCCAGTCGGCCATGTGTAGGCAAAAGTCACACATTTCGTCACCTTACCGTTTTGTATGAACTCTTGGACCTTGTCCTTGGACTTTTGCAGAAAATCCACAATCTGGCGGTCATCTGCCACCTTGGCGGCCATTTTGTGGCGGAAATTACGACTGGCCTGAGACCTCGATGGGGACCCAAGGAGGTCGTTGCTCTCCCGGCCCTAAATTTCAGTTTTAAATTTCCGCAAATCATCTCAAGGTACAATTCACCGCAGGGTCTGGCTGGGCAAGGAGTCTTTTGTATCATAACCAAAGGTAAGTTGAGTATCCGACCTTTAGTCTTGAGCGAAGCGAATATCCGACTGAAAGGAGGATGAGccccgaagaatgagggatgcgaactacggagtagtgagcCTGAGCGACCGACGGGAGCTCTTTCTAtcagtaggattaaggtcattactggagtgaaacggaaggaggaatgacctaccgacgtcggagactaggtagtttagcgaccaacgggagcttaaagaagagtaatgaagactctatgagcgaagtggcgagtatactttagtataggagcctaGGTGTTCACACTGCTCAGTAGACTCCTTATagattctcattctacTAGTGAAGCTAGGAGgacgaccaaagggagtccctagaagaatagatgaacgagttaccattataaAATGCCAAGCATtgagttgtataatgcaacaATAGCAAGATGGGAGACTGTGTCCATAGTGAAGGAGTATAGGCAACCCCTAGGGactatggatatactaagcatcgagttgtctattctggacTTACTCCAGAAGGATGTCATCCT
This region of Theileria equi strain WA chromosome 1, complete sequence genomic DNA includes:
- a CDS encoding hypothetical protein (encoded by transcript BEWA_026280A), which translates into the protein MKFLGKCQNSEELYETSREIVETVDGILQFLQPCFMDNADISVKCYEDCVYKNRDIEAENEMANLLLDMQNEANDAVTFLDNISITLDSVDAEKMNHTELPSILREKEKLTALESEKAALEVILQEQKLKIEELGREFDKVSQECQHNTIDWNVEDNMEDVEKRTLIYKTLINAASTIPFKILERTQSSVTYEFRFNGEPLFVNVRDDLTVSLNPQNSLISDYIEGKRNGIKTLEEIVALIQEAIALYELDDVNVY
- a CDS encoding hypothetical protein (encoded by transcript BEWA_026300A) gives rise to the protein MSKDLQKGAMFMAGLTLLQSLRVALTGAKFALDRFKIPQQYASSFINMVHNPMELATFTGMAIVTSIALGTGDSSKGFFRGFAAFTNMALFLSFILLLIAFTSGGEQGDLTFYYWTIVLVSFVYGMNVAAVMNVGSDNAAFFNMGIPLSGIQVCVYYYVFTKLAEWCNWSNVSYWVIVWQLIIAILISAASAIMWAIAYKDGGKGGGGTCSCTEDNDNGTYLSPIFMGMVGMGGIYAFYPAIAPYKLTDVSTGYTIDLVVLFMSAVPGIAIAVVCLSTSGTDKGPDKSWEASKGNTGWHAAWILAIPHITAMVLCLYVLHYPGSGVARYIRSSGLKVGAITVTLKFCEEGLKAVSYAGAGAHGGTVSSFNAFTSQGLMIILAFTGDGYLKTYSKYEHDRSKWPTKDYGFFKSLGYWIGSGMKVACKSVKSSFTKNVRCKVLGKSEALLIVYEDEEF
- a CDS encoding hypothetical protein (encoded by transcript BEWA_026290A), whose protein sequence is MDLSKGTFTSGYKHYCCRCIYHADNDDQRKISLSSGNIKVNGAKRAGYYKQSPTANTKLAAIRYYFDGIGPNPRNTNNPKKRRRIKIPELSFPTSDVEAVYAVHCSNNPVLIYVQPLGKWFKKPNNANDNGNEEWEKVLDEVPDPESITDCEEYNQLVKVLNDTGRCGLPLCPLPPNPASPGPEELTGSVDPAKGAQEAQRTVDHKSPDLKQLPISTYQSNATKGDGKGQGPGTIPPGGDGTATTTSSPPGTTTPKAAAARDAGPHGPGSPPWDVISGVLTGVGVVSGSLTGLGWWAFKRSKGDPWVRQI